In Desulfobaculum bizertense DSM 18034, the sequence TGGCTGCGTGCAAAATGATCTGCTGCGTGGCCGAAGCCAGCGCCTGCGGAATCTCAAGGCCCTGAATGCCGGGGGAAATCTGAATCATTGTCTGTCCCTGTTTCTGCGGTACGCGGAGGACGAAAGAAAGGGGGAGGAGGGGCGCACCGCACCGCTCTTTTGGCAGTCCTGCCACCCGCAAAGCGCAGGCGGCAGGCTGTCAAAAGGAGTGGAGGCTCTGGCTAGAAGTAGAGATCGCGTTCGCCTTCATCAATGCGCACAACGCGCTTGGTGATGGTGCTGCGGCGTTTCTCGTCTTCAATTTTGGCCAGCTCGGTCTGGATGAACTTTTTGCCCACTTCGCGGGTTTCTGGCGAAGCGTAGTCATTCAGGTACTCGTCAAAGGTGAGCAGGGCGTTAGGGTGGCAGAACTTCTGGATGAAGCCCTTTTTTGCCAGCTCCATGAAGTGCTCGCCTGTGCGGCCAAGGCGGTAGCAGGCCGTGCACCAGGACGGCAGGTAGCCCTGAGACACAACATCGCGGACAACTTCGTCCAGGGAACGGCTGTCACCAACACAGAACTGCTGCACGTCCGGGCGGTCATACTCCGGGTCGGTGTATGCGCCGGGGTAGGTGCGGGAACCGGCAGAGATCTGAGACACGCCAACATTAATGAGTTCCTTGCGGTACTCGGCTGTTTCGCGGGTGGTCAGGATCAGGCCGGTGTACGGCACGGCAAGGCGCAGGATGGCAACGATCTTTTTGAAGTCGTGCTTGTTGATGGCGTACGGCGGGTTGTACGACATGTCTGCACCCAGTGCAGGCTCCATGCGGGGGAAAGAAATAGTATGCGGACCAACGCCGTATTCCTTTTCCAGCTCGGCGGCGTGCGTAAGCAGGGCCAGCATTTCAAAACGGGGGTCATAGAGACCAAACAGGGCACCCATTGCTACGTCGTCAATGCCTGCTTCCTGTGCTCGGTGCAGGGCATTCAGACGCCACAGGTAGTTTGCCTTGTGGCCGGAAAGGTGAACCTTTTTATAGGTCTCGCGGTGGTAGGTCTCCTGAAAGCACTGGTAGGTGCCAATGCCTGTCTGCTGGAGTTCGCGGAATCCTTCCACGTCCAGCGGCGCACAGTTGACGTTTACGCGGCGAATTTCACCGGATTTTTCGGAAATGGTGTCATACACCACCTGCATGGTGTGCGCCATCCACTTGGCGCCGAGCTTGGGGTGCTCGCCGTAAACCAGAAGCAGGCGCTTTTGTCCAAGGTCTTCGAGGACCCGGACTTCTGACGCAAGCTGTTCGTCGGTCAGGGTGCGGCGATCAAGATCGCCATTGTCGGCCTTGAAGCCACAGTATGCGCAGCGGTTAAAGCACTCGTTGGTGACATACAGGGGGGCAAAGAGCACAAGACGGTTGCCGTAGATGCCGTTTTTGACATCGTGGGCAGCAGAAAAAATTTCATAGTCCAGCTCTGGAGCGGTATTCTGGAGGAGAACGGCAGTTTCAAAGCGGCTCAGTCCCTTGCGTTCGCGTGCCTTTGCCAGCACATCGCGAACCAGCTCAGGAGCAGGTGCTTCGGCGCGTTCTATTTCGGCCCAGATTTCGGCGTCATTAATGAAATCATGGGCATTGGTGGTATCAATTTTCATGGGACATCCTTTCTGTGTTTAGACAAGCATGGACTTGACCTTGACCCCGTGGATCTGGCCAAGGCGACCGGTCATGGCGCCGATCTGGTCGGTGGTGGCCTCGATGATGAGGGAAATGACGCTAAGGGACTTTTCCCTGTACGGCAGGCCAAGGCGCCCGACGACTATGTCTCCATACTCGCTGAGGATGTCGTTTACGGCATTGGCGGACTCTTTGCGGTCCGAGATAAAAATGCCGATAACTCCCATTCTTTTTTCCATTCTGGATCACTCCGTAGCCACGCAGGGCAGTGTGCGGTGCGCAAAAAACGCATCGCGTGTCGATTGTGTGGGGCTACGAACTGTGGGCAGAAAAGAGAGTACGTGAAGGCAGCACACAAGAACGTGGCAGAGTGCCAACGTGTGCGCTGGATTCGCGCGAGCCTCCCCTCTGGATCAGACTTTCGTCCTCCCCGCAGGTCGTATAAGCGCAAAACAGTATTACGATTATTAAAATCGTATAGACACACCTAGTAATTCAATATGACTCTGTCAATGGCAGGACCACTGGAAAACCCGCGTGGGAGCGGCGCTTTTGCGGATTTTTTGTGCAAAAGTACAGGTGGCAATGACAGCAAAAAGATGAAATTGTTTGAAGTACAAATAAAAAGGGGTGGCCCTTTGGTTCAGAACGTATCCTTGCCGAAGGCAACTCCCGTTTTTGCATTAGAACTTCAGTTCAACACCTTTGGCCTTGAGAGCCTTCAGTGAAGCGCTGCGGTCCACGTAGTGGGTGTGCAGCAGGTGGTGTGACTTTTCGCCACAGGGACCTTCGTGCAGGAAGCCGTCT encodes:
- the hydG gene encoding [FeFe] hydrogenase H-cluster radical SAM maturase HydG; translated protein: MKIDTTNAHDFINDAEIWAEIERAEAPAPELVRDVLAKARERKGLSRFETAVLLQNTAPELDYEIFSAAHDVKNGIYGNRLVLFAPLYVTNECFNRCAYCGFKADNGDLDRRTLTDEQLASEVRVLEDLGQKRLLLVYGEHPKLGAKWMAHTMQVVYDTISEKSGEIRRVNVNCAPLDVEGFRELQQTGIGTYQCFQETYHRETYKKVHLSGHKANYLWRLNALHRAQEAGIDDVAMGALFGLYDPRFEMLALLTHAAELEKEYGVGPHTISFPRMEPALGADMSYNPPYAINKHDFKKIVAILRLAVPYTGLILTTRETAEYRKELINVGVSQISAGSRTYPGAYTDPEYDRPDVQQFCVGDSRSLDEVVRDVVSQGYLPSWCTACYRLGRTGEHFMELAKKGFIQKFCHPNALLTFDEYLNDYASPETREVGKKFIQTELAKIEDEKRRSTITKRVVRIDEGERDLYF
- a CDS encoding TM1266 family iron-only hydrogenase system putative regulator codes for the protein MEKRMGVIGIFISDRKESANAVNDILSEYGDIVVGRLGLPYREKSLSVISLIIEATTDQIGAMTGRLGQIHGVKVKSMLV